Proteins from one Amycolatopsis benzoatilytica AK 16/65 genomic window:
- a CDS encoding DMT family transporter → MGETKTLLRIAALALMWGSSFFWIKLALDAFSPVQLVLARLVLGTAVLLALCLLGRRRLPSDRRTWRHLLVAAFFHNALPFTLFAIGETTVDSGITGVLNSTTPLWVLVAAPFLGASNKMSPARIAGLVIGLGGILLIFAPWQASGLLSWGALACLAAAASYGFAFVYEGRYLSGTGTSPYSLAAGQMLLATGFLVLAMPFGGMTPVHLSPLALVSVLVLGVGSTGIAFALNYQLLASEGAVAASVVGYLLPVVSVLLGAVFLHEQLNFRVIAGMVVVLAGVALTRIQRKPLAVPEAPVAEPV, encoded by the coding sequence GTGGGCGAGACGAAGACGCTGCTGAGGATCGCGGCTCTCGCGTTGATGTGGGGTTCGAGTTTTTTCTGGATCAAGCTGGCACTGGACGCGTTTTCCCCGGTGCAGCTCGTGCTCGCGCGGCTGGTGCTCGGCACCGCGGTGCTGCTGGCGCTGTGCCTGCTCGGCCGGCGCCGCCTGCCTTCGGATCGGCGCACTTGGCGGCACCTGCTGGTCGCCGCGTTCTTCCACAACGCTCTGCCGTTCACCCTGTTCGCGATCGGCGAGACCACCGTCGACTCCGGGATCACCGGCGTGCTGAACTCCACCACCCCGCTGTGGGTGCTGGTCGCCGCGCCGTTCCTGGGGGCGTCGAACAAGATGAGCCCAGCGCGGATCGCCGGGCTGGTGATCGGGCTCGGCGGCATCCTGCTGATCTTCGCGCCGTGGCAAGCGAGCGGTCTGCTCAGCTGGGGCGCGCTGGCCTGCCTCGCCGCCGCGGCCAGCTACGGGTTCGCGTTCGTCTACGAAGGCCGCTACCTGTCCGGCACCGGCACCTCGCCGTACTCGCTGGCTGCCGGGCAGATGCTGCTGGCCACCGGTTTCCTGGTGCTGGCCATGCCGTTCGGCGGGATGACGCCGGTGCACCTGAGCCCGCTGGCACTGGTCTCGGTGCTGGTACTCGGCGTGGGCTCGACCGGGATCGCGTTCGCGCTCAACTACCAGCTGCTGGCCAGCGAGGGCGCGGTGGCCGCGTCGGTGGTCGGCTATCTGCTGCCGGTCGTTTCGGTGCTGCTCGGCGCGGTGTTCCTGCACGAGCAGCTGAACTTCCGGGTGATCGCGGGCATGGTGGTCGTGCTGGCCGGGGTCGCGCTGACCCGGATCCAGCGCAAACCCCTCGCCGTACCGGAAGCGCCGGTGGCGGAGCCGGTCTGA
- a CDS encoding response regulator — protein sequence MTESQREPVKVFLVDDHALFRAGVRTELDSITDEVQVVGEAGSVAEAVAGIARTRPQVVLLDVHMPDGGGAEVLRRVRPELPDIVFLALSVSDAAEDVIAVIRAGARGYVTKTISSKELVRAVVRVADGDAVFSPRLAGFVLDAFADRPGSAPINDPELDLLTPRERDVLRLLARGYAYKEIASELFISVKTVETHVSSVLRKTQLSNRYELSRWASDRRLV from the coding sequence GTGACGGAGAGCCAGCGGGAGCCGGTCAAGGTCTTTCTCGTGGACGACCACGCGTTGTTCCGTGCAGGGGTGCGCACGGAACTCGACTCGATCACCGACGAGGTGCAGGTCGTCGGCGAAGCCGGTTCGGTCGCCGAGGCGGTCGCCGGGATCGCGCGGACCCGCCCGCAGGTGGTGCTGCTCGACGTGCACATGCCGGACGGCGGCGGGGCCGAAGTGCTCCGCCGGGTCCGCCCGGAACTGCCGGACATCGTGTTCCTCGCGCTGTCGGTGTCCGACGCGGCCGAGGACGTCATCGCGGTCATCCGCGCCGGCGCGCGCGGCTACGTCACTAAGACGATCTCGTCGAAGGAACTCGTTCGCGCCGTGGTCCGGGTGGCCGACGGCGACGCGGTGTTCTCGCCGCGGCTGGCCGGTTTCGTCCTCGACGCGTTCGCCGACCGCCCCGGCTCCGCGCCGATCAACGACCCCGAGCTGGACCTGCTCACCCCGCGCGAGCGCGACGTGCTGCGCCTGCTCGCCCGGGGCTACGCGTACAAGGAAATCGCCTCGGAGCTGTTCATCTCGGTGAAGACGGTCGAGACGCACGTGTCCAGCGTCCTGCGCAAGACCCAGCTGTCGAACCGCTACGAGCTCTCCCGCTGGGCCTCCGACCGCCGCCTGGTCTGA